A genome region from Triplophysa rosa linkage group LG24, Trosa_1v2, whole genome shotgun sequence includes the following:
- the ccdc107 gene encoding coiled-coil domain-containing protein 107 yields MVARGDLFLSMLTEEDTLSTVLQSSGGVCNEDVMVQISSSQQVVMAFTAVLLVFVLFPRMFSGGGGRESPSFDPRMSRRGPGPGLGPGAVKNPPQFHTNGPSAKSQSVENVHQMKKLMEQEMKSDKSNSNKGYIFTLMPIYAISVGLFAAYKFLKIKSANDSEAQKAKTAQGVKKSEETENQLNELEQRLAQTEKMLNSILTQLDPLTNCVKSVAMEQKSEIMSQLQCIRQLMKKRGMEFPNIRIEELACQRNLDDLIDPLADAETAEESETHAETESHDPRSLPPDPEVQKSIEEEEEEEEQGEHEMEEEVADAGHESVSSMPSLEDSGEITVDDVTIVQKVPDDLTGGLRRRYKPE; encoded by the exons ATGGTAGCACGTGGCGATCTCTTTCTCTCGATGTTAACAGAAGAAGACACTTTATCAACAGTGCTTCAGAGCTCAGGTGGTGTTTGTAATGAAGACGTAATGGTACAGATATCATCCTCGCAGCAGGTCGTCATGGCTTTTACCGCCGTGCTGCTGGTGTTCGTGCTGTTTCCGCGCATGTTTTCCGGCGGCGGTGGGAGAGAGAGTCCGTCATTCGACCCGCGGATGAGCCGGAGAG GGCCCGGTCCGGGTCTTGGTCCTGGTGCCGTGAAGAACCCGCCGCAGTTCCACACGAACGGGCCGTCTGCGAAATCCCAGAGTGTGGAGAACGTTCATCAGATGAAGAAACTGATGGAGCAGGAGATGAAGAGTGACAAATCCAACAGCAACAAGGGTTACATCTTCACCCTCATGCCCATCTACGCAATCAGTGTGGGACTCTTTGCAGCTTACAAATTTCTAAAG ATCAAGTCTGCAAATGACTCTGAAGCTCAAAAGGCTAAAACAGCTCAAGGTGTGAAGAAGTCTGAGGAGACAG AGAATCAGCTGAATGAACTGGAGCAGAGGTTGGCTCAAACAGAGAAGATGCTGAACTCCATATTGACCCAGCTGGACCCGCTTACAAACTG TGTGAAGTCTGTTGCCATGGAGCAGAAAAGCGAGATCATGTCGCAGCTGCAGTGCATTCGGCAGCTAATGAAGAAGAGAGGAATGGAGTTTCCAAACATCAGAATAGAAG AACTGGCATGTCAACGTAATCTGGATGATCTCATAGACCCTCTGGCTGATGCAGAAACAGCAGAAGAATCAGAAACGCATGCTGAAACAGAGTCACATGATCCGAGATCACTCCCACCTGACCCAGAGGTGCAGAAGAGCattgaagaagaagaagaagaggaagagcagGGTGAACATGAAATGGAGGAGGAGGTGGCAGATGCGGGCCATGAGAGTGTCTCCAGTATGCCCTCCCTCGAGGACTCGGGCGAAATTACTGTAGATGATGTCACAATCGTTCAGAAAGTCCCAGACGATCTGACGGGCGGATTACGAAGACGCTATAAGCCGGAGTAA